Proteins found in one Cricetulus griseus strain 17A/GY chromosome X, alternate assembly CriGri-PICRH-1.0, whole genome shotgun sequence genomic segment:
- the LOC100773823 gene encoding ferritin heavy chain-like produces the protein MSDSASQMPQNYLNQCFAAINSQIQLQLYATYIYLSMAYFCNQDEVALGFFALFFLRQSQKWMERTEVLFLLLTERHGSLTLGRIADQDRHDWMDGLMAMECAFHLEKTLNQSLLQLYQMASEQGDTYLCNLLKRRFLQQQVEVLKEMGGYVTNLRQMGAPENRLAEYLFDKLTLADSTKEN, from the coding sequence ATGTCTGATTCTGCTTCACAGATGCCGCAGAATTACCTGAACCAGTGCTTCGCTGCTATCAATTCTCAGATCCAGCTGCAGCTGTATGCAACTTACATCTACCTCTCCATGGCCTACTTCTGCAATCAAGACGAAGTGGCCCTGGGGTTCTTCGCTCTCTTCTTCCTCCGTCAGTCGCAGAAGTGGATGGAACGTACTGAGGTACTTTTCCTCCTGCTGACCGAGCGCCATGGCTCCCTGACCCTTGGGAGAATTGCTGATCAAGACCGCCACGACTGGATGGATGGCCTCATGGCGATGGAGTGTGCGTTCCACCTGGAGAAGACGCTCAACCAGAGCCTCCTGCAGCTGTACCAGATGGCTAGCGAACAAGGTGATACCTACCTGTGCAACCTTCTGAAGCGCCGTTTTCTCCAGCAGCAGGTCGAAGTCCTCAAGGAGATGGGCGGCTACGTGACCAACCTGCGCCAGATGGGGGCTCCGGAAAATCGTCTGGCTGAGTACCTCTTTGACAAGCTTACCCTGGCAGATAGCACCAAGGAGAACTGA